From the genome of Haloplanus sp. XH21, one region includes:
- a CDS encoding IclR family transcriptional regulator has translation MDRSIPEGEGKRIKSAERVFEILEVIGAKQPVSLSELTDELDVSKSTLHYYLKTPMANRFVVEENQKYRFGLRCLEFGGTALSQRDFPEGIEDEVDNLAEETGQTAVLVIEEMGKAVCVYKSPLLESDSNWYIGVESHLHVTAFGKAILAHLPEEDVFNIIEHYGLPQLTEYTVTDTNELIAELEEVRQQGLAYSDKERQENVQTLAAPIIPEKSQGNETFGTIGIVSNTDEESLSKPTHLKAQRFKEEPSNIVNRFAQIIGNKIEVT, from the coding sequence ATGGACAGGTCAATTCCGGAGGGCGAAGGAAAACGAATCAAATCCGCAGAGAGGGTTTTTGAGATACTCGAAGTGATCGGGGCGAAGCAGCCGGTGAGTCTGAGCGAATTGACGGATGAGCTCGACGTTTCCAAAAGCACCCTTCACTACTATCTCAAGACGCCCATGGCTAATCGGTTCGTCGTCGAAGAGAATCAGAAGTACCGATTCGGTCTCCGCTGTCTCGAATTCGGGGGGACCGCACTGAGTCAGAGGGACTTCCCCGAAGGGATTGAGGACGAAGTTGATAATCTCGCCGAGGAAACGGGTCAAACGGCCGTACTGGTCATCGAGGAGATGGGCAAAGCGGTCTGCGTGTACAAATCCCCGTTACTCGAAAGCGATAGCAATTGGTATATCGGTGTGGAGTCCCACCTCCACGTGACTGCCTTCGGCAAAGCCATCCTAGCCCATCTCCCGGAGGAGGATGTATTCAATATAATAGAACATTATGGACTTCCACAGCTGACCGAGTACACAGTGACGGATACTAACGAACTGATCGCGGAACTAGAGGAAGTCCGACAGCAAGGCTTGGCGTACAGCGATAAAGAACGCCAGGAAAACGTCCAGACTCTCGCTGCACCGATCATTCCCGAGAAGAGCCAGGGCAACGAGACGTTCGGTACCATCGGTATCGTCAGCAACACCGACGAGGAGAGCCTGTCGAAACCGACTCATCTCAAGGCTCAACGATTCAAAGAGGAACCCTCGAACATCGTCAATCGATTCGCGCAGATCATTGGAAACAAAATTGAGGTGACTTAA
- a CDS encoding fumarylacetoacetate hydrolase family protein has product MRKVRFKDPAGMVRTGEWLDGTIAFGNGTYDPDEVDILPPTEPSKIVCVGLNYSDHAAETDSDIPDRPLLFLKPPNTVAGHGDTITLPKGKERIDYECELGVVISRQCRNVQADQAMDVVAGYTCLNDLSNRKDQEKEQNWVRGKAFDNAAPMGPVVASPEHVPDDADIELRVNGETRQHSSIDNLIFSIPELIEEITSLITLEPGDVIATGTPSGIGALSDGDRVEIRIEGVGTLEHDVIADGPVEEGKHEFMPDL; this is encoded by the coding sequence ATGCGGAAAGTTCGATTCAAAGATCCGGCAGGAATGGTACGGACTGGTGAGTGGTTAGACGGAACGATCGCTTTCGGGAACGGGACTTACGATCCAGACGAGGTCGATATCCTCCCCCCAACGGAACCAAGTAAGATCGTTTGTGTGGGACTGAATTATTCGGATCACGCGGCGGAGACCGATTCGGACATCCCCGACCGACCCCTGCTGTTTCTGAAACCACCGAACACAGTGGCCGGCCACGGTGATACTATCACGCTACCCAAGGGGAAAGAGCGAATCGATTACGAATGCGAACTCGGCGTTGTTATCAGTCGACAGTGTCGGAACGTCCAGGCCGACCAGGCGATGGATGTCGTCGCTGGGTACACCTGTTTGAATGACCTCTCGAACAGGAAAGATCAGGAGAAAGAACAGAACTGGGTCCGGGGGAAGGCCTTCGACAACGCCGCACCGATGGGGCCAGTCGTCGCATCCCCGGAGCACGTACCGGATGATGCTGACATCGAACTCCGCGTTAACGGAGAGACGAGACAACATTCCTCGATAGACAACCTCATCTTCTCGATCCCCGAACTGATCGAGGAGATCACGTCGCTGATCACGTTGGAACCAGGCGATGTTATCGCGACCGGAACGCCGTCGGGAATCGGCGCTCTCAGCGACGGTGATCGAGTAGAAATCCGGATCGAAGGTGTCGGCACGCTGGAACACGACGTGATTGCCGACGGGCCCGTCGAAGAAGGCAAGCATGAGTTCATGCCCGACCTCTAG
- a CDS encoding RidA family protein, producing MKKEIVNPETGEWAEHDVAYSDAVVVHMPDAKRMFISGVAAEGDDIETQTQATLEKIEDMLSEFGGGMEDVVRVRVYINRPEMDEDSLETVHGVRSEFFVQEHLPASTLIEVEDLVSDEFLIEIDADAVIPDDGWETEHV from the coding sequence ATGAAAAAAGAGATCGTTAACCCCGAAACCGGAGAGTGGGCAGAGCACGATGTCGCGTACTCCGACGCCGTTGTAGTACACATGCCGGACGCAAAGCGGATGTTCATTTCGGGTGTCGCCGCCGAGGGTGACGACATCGAGACCCAGACACAGGCTACCCTCGAAAAGATCGAGGACATGCTGTCTGAGTTTGGAGGCGGGATGGAGGACGTCGTCCGTGTTCGCGTGTACATTAACAGGCCCGAGATGGATGAGGACAGCCTTGAAACCGTCCATGGCGTCCGTAGTGAATTCTTCGTCCAAGAACACCTGCCAGCCAGCACGCTTATCGAGGTTGAGGACTTAGTCAGCGATGAGTTCCTCATCGAGATCGACGCCGACGCCGTTATCCCTGACGACGGCTGGGAGACTGAGCACGTGTAG
- a CDS encoding Rid family detoxifying hydrolase — MEEIKTELAPLLDYPFSQAIAHDGALYVSGQVPIDPETGSVVSDDIREQTKQTLDNLDRILQAAGTSFDNVLKATVYLDDIDDFATVNETYSEYVSEPFPARSAFEVGELADVFEIDLLVEIDAIVVL; from the coding sequence ATGGAAGAGATCAAAACGGAGTTAGCACCGCTTCTCGATTACCCGTTCTCACAGGCGATCGCACACGATGGGGCGCTGTACGTCTCCGGACAGGTTCCCATCGATCCCGAAACTGGTTCCGTGGTGAGTGACGACATCCGCGAACAGACCAAACAGACGCTCGATAACCTTGACCGGATACTCCAAGCCGCTGGAACATCGTTCGATAACGTGCTTAAAGCGACGGTGTACCTCGATGATATCGACGACTTCGCAACGGTGAACGAAACGTACAGCGAGTACGTATCCGAACCATTCCCGGCGCGGAGCGCGTTTGAGGTCGGTGAACTAGCCGACGTCTTCGAAATCGATCTGCTCGTCGAGATAGATGCGATAGTCGTCCTCTGA
- a CDS encoding RidA family protein — translation MKKMLLNPKEGQVDSDTGPQWADHDTAYSRGVVVQGDGYKRLFLTGICSEKDGVEAQTRDILQQIEAELENLDGGMEDIVRVRVFVSKPNMDEQTLETIHDIRNEFFVQEHLPASTLIEIEDLVRDRYLVEIDADAVIPDDGWDIE, via the coding sequence ATGAAGAAAATGCTCCTCAATCCTAAGGAAGGACAGGTAGACTCGGACACTGGGCCCCAGTGGGCGGACCACGATACTGCCTATTCGCGCGGCGTCGTCGTGCAGGGCGACGGCTACAAACGCTTGTTCCTCACGGGCATCTGTTCGGAGAAGGACGGGGTAGAAGCACAGACACGGGACATACTACAACAGATCGAGGCGGAACTCGAGAATCTCGATGGCGGGATGGAGGATATCGTACGCGTACGCGTATTCGTGAGTAAGCCGAACATGGACGAACAGACTCTCGAAACAATTCACGACATCCGGAACGAGTTCTTCGTTCAGGAACATCTGCCGGCCAGCACGCTCATCGAAATCGAAGACCTAGTGCGGGACCGGTATCTTGTCGAAATCGATGCTGATGCTGTTATCCCGGACGACGGCTGGGACATTGAGTAA
- a CDS encoding aldehyde ferredoxin oxidoreductase family protein, whose translation MRHAIGSLLSVDVGSRTIMTESIDDVLERYIGGRGVGTRLAHDRLPFETPPLSPDNALFFTTGPMQVSNMSFTGRMNCTGISPLTDGLLSSNAGGFLSRNFAATGYSAVEITDRSEELVIVHVTDEGVDFEEVSQLEGATIPETDEYLKETHGLDSDHVAAIGPAGENEVRYAAIMTSESRAFGRGGLGAVLGSKNVKAITFDGDSPPEIPIDEEAQQTVHRQAATSDHVMKRQGTTSVTELANEINGMPTRYYSEQSFEDISLVSGDRVEEKKYKKGTCSACAFACKLPTRDEEREVETEGPEFETLYAFGPNSGVNDIVDIMQSNELCDRFGLDTISCGNSIAAYLAANDEFGNANLIHELVEKIAHRDGIGDTLAEGIGRFHDVIGVENWTVKNMEFAGHEGRTLNGTGLAYATANRGADHMYGSFYELEYPLVDADEAVDNVGLDGKPERLIEKENFNGVLDSAILCKFSRNSDTKSLLGTLLDAEAEELLDVGERIVTLERHFNSKRGFDRSDDTLPYDLSGFEAALDEYYDRRGWNDDGTVPDVKVPSH comes from the coding sequence ATGCGTCATGCGATTGGTTCACTCCTGTCGGTAGATGTCGGTTCACGAACTATAATGACCGAGTCCATCGATGACGTTCTGGAGAGGTATATCGGCGGGCGCGGTGTCGGGACACGCCTCGCACACGACCGCCTCCCGTTCGAGACCCCTCCACTCAGTCCTGACAACGCCCTTTTTTTCACAACGGGGCCGATGCAGGTCTCGAACATGAGTTTCACGGGTCGTATGAACTGTACGGGTATCTCACCCCTCACTGACGGTCTCCTGTCCTCGAATGCCGGCGGCTTCCTCTCCCGGAACTTCGCCGCGACAGGCTACTCCGCGGTGGAGATCACCGATCGAAGCGAGGAACTCGTTATCGTTCACGTCACCGACGAGGGAGTCGATTTCGAGGAAGTCTCGCAGCTCGAAGGTGCGACCATCCCAGAGACGGACGAATACCTCAAGGAGACTCACGGACTGGATTCGGACCACGTTGCCGCTATCGGACCGGCCGGAGAGAACGAAGTCCGGTACGCTGCCATAATGACATCGGAAAGCCGGGCGTTCGGCAGGGGTGGTCTCGGAGCTGTCCTCGGGTCGAAAAACGTGAAGGCGATCACATTCGATGGCGACTCGCCACCTGAGATCCCTATCGACGAGGAGGCCCAACAGACGGTTCACCGACAGGCAGCGACATCGGATCACGTCATGAAGCGGCAGGGAACGACGAGCGTGACAGAACTCGCTAATGAGATAAATGGAATGCCGACCAGGTACTACTCAGAGCAATCGTTTGAGGATATCTCATTGGTCAGTGGTGACCGCGTCGAGGAAAAAAAGTACAAGAAAGGAACCTGCTCGGCGTGTGCGTTCGCCTGCAAACTCCCGACCAGAGACGAAGAGCGCGAGGTCGAGACGGAGGGACCGGAGTTCGAGACACTGTACGCGTTCGGTCCGAACTCCGGTGTCAACGATATCGTCGACATTATGCAATCCAACGAACTCTGTGACCGATTCGGACTGGACACGATCTCCTGTGGGAATTCGATTGCAGCGTACCTCGCTGCGAACGACGAGTTCGGCAACGCTAACTTGATACACGAACTGGTGGAGAAGATCGCACACCGGGACGGGATCGGCGACACCCTTGCTGAAGGGATCGGTCGATTCCACGACGTGATCGGGGTCGAAAACTGGACAGTCAAGAATATGGAGTTCGCAGGCCACGAGGGACGAACCCTGAACGGAACGGGCCTTGCTTACGCCACCGCGAACCGGGGAGCAGACCACATGTACGGGTCATTTTATGAACTTGAGTACCCGCTCGTCGACGCCGACGAGGCAGTTGACAATGTGGGACTGGATGGAAAGCCGGAGCGACTGATCGAGAAGGAGAATTTCAATGGCGTTCTCGATAGCGCGATCCTCTGTAAGTTTTCCCGAAACTCCGATACGAAGTCACTACTGGGAACGTTACTTGACGCGGAGGCCGAGGAGTTGCTGGACGTCGGGGAACGGATTGTTACGCTGGAACGCCACTTTAACAGCAAGCGAGGGTTCGACCGCTCGGACGACACGCTTCCGTACGATCTGTCCGGCTTCGAAGCCGCGCTCGACGAGTATTACGACCGCCGGGGATGGAACGACGACGGAACAGTGCCCGATGTCAAGGTGCCATCCCACTGA
- a CDS encoding ADP-ribosylglycohydrolase family protein — translation MPRDSKDMLYGCLIGGAIGDALGAPVENWPYQQIRDEFGKVEEFHSYEHPHADGAPGTITGDSVMRQYLTLSITEHEGRITPDELAETLLAHLNPTRVWTSEEIMIKKLAAGMNPWETGRGTIPAGIATTSIAPIGIINAANTRQAYQDGFNIASINQDGINRDAAAVVAAGIAEACSPNATVNDVLETMLDYAPEVLFRALELSLTLAADSDNIDTFVERFYDELLDWTWPAVDWDTSKYSDGRVFSADSIESLPAAVGILELCGDDPNTAITEAASFGRDCDTIGSVVGTMVGTLYGATAIRDTWITQCETANVDFFEELYDDSDSNFETAAERLRNALQNEQVRTERYSQVLNEIL, via the coding sequence ATGCCCAGAGACAGCAAGGACATGCTTTACGGCTGTTTGATCGGTGGCGCAATCGGTGATGCGTTGGGTGCGCCAGTGGAAAATTGGCCGTACCAACAGATCCGGGACGAGTTCGGAAAGGTGGAGGAGTTTCACTCCTACGAGCATCCCCACGCAGATGGGGCCCCAGGTACTATCACGGGTGACTCAGTCATGCGCCAGTACCTCACCCTCTCGATTACGGAACACGAGGGGCGGATCACTCCCGATGAACTCGCTGAGACGTTGCTCGCTCACCTCAATCCAACCAGAGTGTGGACATCGGAGGAAATCATGATCAAGAAACTGGCCGCGGGAATGAACCCTTGGGAGACCGGACGTGGGACGATCCCAGCAGGTATCGCAACGACGTCTATCGCACCGATCGGGATTATCAATGCAGCCAACACTCGACAGGCATACCAAGACGGATTCAATATCGCTTCGATAAATCAAGACGGAATCAATCGTGATGCAGCGGCTGTCGTCGCGGCAGGCATCGCCGAAGCGTGTTCCCCGAACGCCACCGTTAATGACGTACTCGAGACGATGTTGGACTACGCACCGGAGGTGCTTTTCCGTGCGCTGGAGCTCTCCCTAACGTTGGCCGCCGATAGCGACAACATCGATACATTCGTCGAGCGGTTCTATGACGAACTTCTCGATTGGACGTGGCCGGCCGTCGACTGGGATACGTCGAAGTATTCGGACGGCCGGGTCTTCAGCGCGGACAGTATTGAGTCCCTCCCTGCAGCCGTCGGCATTCTCGAACTCTGTGGGGACGACCCAAACACGGCAATAACCGAGGCGGCAAGTTTCGGCCGTGACTGCGACACCATCGGGAGTGTCGTTGGAACGATGGTCGGGACGCTGTACGGTGCCACGGCCATTCGGGATACATGGATAACGCAGTGTGAGACGGCGAATGTGGATTTCTTCGAAGAACTGTACGACGATTCAGACTCGAACTTCGAGACGGCTGCCGAGCGTTTGCGCAATGCGCTCCAAAACGAACAGGTCAGAACCGAGAGATACTCCCAAGTACTGAACGAAATACTGTAG
- a CDS encoding ketopantoate reductase family protein: protein MVSVAVYGAGGIGGYFGGRLAQGGADVSLIARGEHLDAMQQQGLHVESIHGDFSVAPFVTNDPEAIGPVDYVLVTVKSYDTGDVAAALSPLLHDDTAVISLQNGVENEKVLANEIGKDHVLGGVAYIFSTLSEPGVVTHSSGPARLIFGELDGTRSDRAQRFLDLCEQSEIEAELSTEIRKNLWTKFAFICAQAGMTATARCPIGQIRNTPESWAMYERLLREVITVANATGVELSDEVADRWLSFATELDPDSYSSLHHDLVHGNRTELEAFQGTVVDYADQQDVAVPATEAVYAVLKPQHDRNLSKS, encoded by the coding sequence ATGGTTTCCGTAGCCGTTTACGGCGCTGGCGGGATTGGGGGGTATTTTGGTGGCCGACTGGCACAGGGTGGGGCTGACGTGTCGCTCATCGCACGCGGCGAACACCTTGACGCTATGCAGCAACAGGGACTCCACGTTGAGAGCATTCACGGGGACTTCTCGGTCGCGCCCTTCGTGACGAACGATCCCGAAGCAATCGGCCCAGTCGATTATGTCCTTGTAACCGTCAAGTCCTACGATACGGGCGACGTTGCAGCTGCCCTTTCTCCGTTATTGCACGACGATACGGCCGTCATTTCTCTCCAGAACGGTGTGGAGAACGAGAAGGTCCTCGCAAACGAAATCGGCAAGGACCACGTTCTGGGTGGTGTGGCCTACATTTTCTCTACCCTCTCCGAACCCGGAGTTGTCACACACTCGAGTGGGCCGGCACGGCTCATCTTCGGCGAACTGGATGGAACGCGAAGTGACCGAGCACAGCGATTCTTGGATCTTTGTGAACAGAGCGAAATCGAGGCGGAGCTATCCACGGAGATCCGGAAGAACCTGTGGACGAAGTTTGCGTTCATCTGTGCACAGGCGGGGATGACGGCGACGGCAAGGTGTCCTATAGGGCAAATCCGTAACACCCCTGAATCCTGGGCGATGTACGAACGGCTCCTGCGAGAGGTCATCACGGTTGCGAACGCTACAGGTGTCGAGCTCTCGGACGAGGTTGCCGACCGCTGGCTGTCGTTTGCGACCGAACTCGATCCAGATTCGTACTCCTCACTCCACCACGATCTCGTCCACGGAAACAGAACCGAACTGGAGGCCTTTCAGGGGACTGTCGTCGACTACGCGGATCAGCAGGACGTAGCAGTTCCCGCTACGGAGGCGGTGTATGCGGTACTCAAACCACAGCACGACCGAAACCTGAGCAAATCCTAA
- a CDS encoding MFS transporter — protein MVVAAAIFGVSGTYQFVWSTIRPELGIRIGASEAGVGTVFTLFIIAQVLSQFPAGWIRDRFGPRLPLLVGGIGLGAGYIGLAQAGSVFEAYLFYTAGGIGSGMVYVVAINTPVKWFDKRRGLATGIVGLMYGGLSVVLIPYIRRGVVTGFENTVSMLGVGAGVTCLLAVLILRDPREEESTSENTSEPPVDDSDNRPKTPESTADLDSFTWSEMIRTWQFWLLYLVFIVVNGVGLMLISKIVGFASGIGLSTTTGVRAASLIALADGLGIVVGGWFSDYLGRERTTMITLTMCGISLAGSVLVGWMGHSELFVVLVAVAAFFRSPVFAIFPALIGEYYGLSRSSQNYAALFSGKLWGGVIGGTVASVLIVSFGWLLVFLTGAVLLITSGIATYFLHPIST, from the coding sequence GTGGTCGTCGCAGCGGCGATTTTTGGTGTTTCGGGTACCTACCAGTTCGTCTGGTCAACCATTCGGCCCGAACTCGGAATTCGAATCGGCGCGTCTGAAGCCGGTGTCGGGACCGTTTTCACGCTGTTCATTATCGCACAGGTACTCAGCCAGTTCCCTGCCGGCTGGATTCGTGATCGGTTCGGTCCCCGTCTCCCGCTTCTTGTGGGTGGAATCGGGCTCGGGGCCGGCTACATCGGACTGGCACAGGCGGGGTCCGTTTTCGAGGCGTATCTCTTCTACACAGCTGGGGGGATCGGATCGGGAATGGTGTATGTCGTCGCAATCAATACTCCGGTGAAGTGGTTCGACAAGCGGCGAGGGCTTGCCACCGGTATCGTGGGTCTGATGTACGGCGGTCTGAGCGTCGTTCTCATCCCCTACATTCGACGTGGAGTCGTAACCGGTTTCGAGAATACCGTCAGTATGTTGGGCGTCGGAGCTGGCGTCACGTGTCTCTTGGCCGTCCTCATCTTGCGGGATCCTCGTGAGGAAGAGTCGACGTCCGAAAATACGTCGGAACCTCCGGTGGACGATTCTGACAACCGTCCGAAAACCCCGGAGTCGACGGCGGACCTCGACTCTTTTACGTGGTCCGAGATGATTCGCACCTGGCAGTTCTGGCTACTTTATCTGGTCTTCATCGTTGTGAATGGTGTCGGATTGATGCTCATCAGCAAGATTGTGGGTTTTGCGTCCGGGATCGGTCTCTCAACCACGACAGGGGTCAGAGCTGCTTCGTTGATCGCCCTCGCCGATGGCCTCGGCATCGTCGTCGGTGGGTGGTTCTCCGATTACTTGGGACGGGAACGAACGACGATGATTACGTTGACGATGTGTGGCATCTCTCTAGCGGGAAGCGTTCTCGTTGGATGGATGGGACACAGCGAGCTGTTCGTCGTCCTCGTCGCTGTTGCGGCATTCTTCAGGAGCCCTGTATTCGCTATCTTCCCGGCGCTCATTGGGGAATACTACGGACTATCCCGCTCGTCTCAAAACTACGCTGCCCTGTTTTCGGGGAAACTCTGGGGAGGCGTCATCGGCGGGACGGTGGCGAGCGTACTGATCGTGTCGTTCGGCTGGTTGCTAGTGTTTCTGACCGGTGCGGTGTTGCTGATTACCTCTGGAATCGCCACGTACTTTCTGCATCCGATTTCGACGTAG
- a CDS encoding (Fe-S)-binding protein: MSEVDHESLAEYLEAEESELLEEVEGKEGAVNKGSHNNKSRRVAALLRKHDNQKIVQSPHQAEHLLQQDVDVVVHMGCHSIQTPHIVDGTMDILESLGMTTVPLGGFNNCCGILDFQNGDVETAQSVDDNRFRNIEAFDPDYAITECTSCFATSDKLSMGYRDPDGYEFTSMIEFLHDRREQLREMAEVTDPVTIALHDHYDGFDWTPIDEAHMARELFETLPGVEIVEMEHTLEDGLPCNFYSDLSQWEYDDLTEQVYQEAADAGADLLINFWHACHRNMVVYDPHFPLETRNYANFIGERLGFEYRDITKEYKLAARNGKIDAILNDAAPVLEANGISDSEARSIIREDLAPQQDKGC, encoded by the coding sequence ATGAGCGAAGTAGATCATGAATCCCTTGCTGAGTACCTTGAAGCAGAAGAATCCGAGTTACTCGAAGAGGTTGAGGGGAAGGAAGGGGCCGTAAACAAAGGCTCACACAACAACAAATCCAGGCGAGTTGCCGCTCTCCTGCGGAAACACGACAATCAGAAGATCGTCCAATCGCCCCACCAGGCCGAACACCTACTCCAGCAGGATGTCGATGTCGTTGTTCACATGGGCTGTCACTCGATTCAAACGCCCCATATTGTCGATGGCACCATGGATATCCTCGAGTCGCTCGGCATGACGACCGTCCCACTTGGTGGATTCAACAACTGTTGCGGTATTCTCGACTTCCAGAACGGAGATGTCGAAACGGCCCAGAGCGTCGACGACAACCGGTTCCGGAACATTGAGGCGTTCGATCCAGACTACGCCATCACGGAGTGCACCTCCTGTTTCGCCACCTCCGACAAACTCTCGATGGGGTATCGTGACCCTGACGGCTATGAATTCACGTCCATGATCGAATTCCTCCACGACCGCCGGGAACAGCTCCGCGAGATGGCCGAAGTCACCGACCCCGTTACTATCGCGCTCCACGATCATTACGACGGGTTCGATTGGACCCCCATCGATGAGGCCCATATGGCTCGTGAACTCTTCGAGACCCTTCCGGGCGTCGAAATCGTCGAAATGGAACACACTCTCGAGGATGGGCTCCCTTGTAACTTCTACAGCGATCTCTCACAGTGGGAGTACGACGACCTCACCGAGCAGGTCTACCAGGAAGCAGCCGACGCCGGTGCCGACCTTCTCATCAACTTCTGGCACGCTTGCCACCGCAACATGGTCGTCTACGACCCACACTTCCCACTCGAAACCCGAAACTACGCGAACTTCATCGGCGAGCGTCTCGGATTCGAGTACCGCGATATCACTAAGGAGTACAAACTCGCCGCGCGCAACGGCAAAATCGACGCCATCCTGAACGATGCAGCCCCCGTCCTCGAGGCCAACGGGATCAGCGATTCCGAAGCGAGGTCCATCATCAGGGAGGATCTCGCACCACAGCAAGACAAGGGCTGTTAG
- a CDS encoding sodium:solute symporter family protein yields the protein MAFNQVLSTAIIVLYILGSLMIGIYAWRGQTESTLNSYLSSDRKINWFVGFFSTGASQFTALAFMGFVAFYFNFGIAGWIAVFIGYVTFYIGTFWALAGRTWKIGRKYGHLTPSDTVRDFYDSPLLGMIVAIGLIIAVIPYLQLQFTGIGIIFELGTGGMISAIVGSIFVLVVIAIYTWLGGLKSVAWVDTFQGVLLVGAAFLGGLSIFFLVGGGSGEAWSTILSNTPNFTNIPDPTGTWNWPRIMTWTSVVMLGWIFHPHIWLRIHSFESGHAAERLAPVMAVLQYLIQLGGFFLVLAGAIRFAGSPPDQFVLRMYREFFPTVLFSIVAAAGLAAMMSSVSSQCHGIAAVVARDITRQFKPDWKDSKHLLTARITMVVALIAAFLLSLADIPFLLTSGAAAAALAASLVLPQITAALYSWEWTTKEGAIAGSLLGGSTALAFLVVPGLSLPYNMYGPFAGLVTNILLFTVVSLATSSTSGRSDDFEQTTHESMAQLEDEYREGESIVADD from the coding sequence ATGGCGTTCAATCAGGTACTGTCCACGGCGATCATCGTACTGTACATCCTCGGCTCGCTCATGATCGGTATCTATGCGTGGCGAGGGCAGACAGAAAGCACCCTCAATTCTTACCTATCGAGCGACCGCAAGATCAATTGGTTCGTCGGGTTCTTCTCCACCGGGGCCAGCCAGTTCACTGCGTTGGCGTTTATGGGCTTCGTCGCCTTTTATTTCAACTTCGGCATCGCCGGCTGGATCGCCGTCTTCATCGGATACGTCACGTTCTATATCGGAACGTTCTGGGCGCTTGCAGGGCGGACGTGGAAGATTGGCCGAAAATATGGCCATCTGACGCCGAGTGACACCGTCCGAGACTTCTACGATAGCCCGCTGCTGGGAATGATCGTTGCTATCGGACTGATCATCGCGGTGATTCCGTACCTCCAGCTGCAGTTTACCGGAATCGGAATCATCTTCGAACTCGGTACTGGTGGGATGATCTCTGCGATTGTAGGTTCCATCTTTGTACTGGTTGTCATCGCGATATACACCTGGCTCGGCGGTCTGAAGTCGGTGGCATGGGTCGACACGTTCCAGGGTGTCTTGCTCGTCGGTGCTGCCTTCTTAGGTGGCCTGAGTATTTTCTTCCTAGTCGGCGGTGGTTCCGGCGAGGCCTGGTCAACGATACTCTCTAACACACCCAACTTCACGAACATCCCCGACCCGACGGGAACGTGGAACTGGCCGCGGATCATGACATGGACGTCGGTTGTCATGCTTGGCTGGATTTTCCATCCGCACATCTGGCTCCGCATTCACTCCTTCGAGAGCGGCCACGCTGCCGAACGGCTCGCTCCCGTTATGGCCGTCCTGCAGTACCTCATCCAGTTGGGCGGGTTCTTCCTTGTATTGGCTGGAGCGATCCGGTTTGCAGGCTCTCCCCCGGATCAATTCGTCCTGCGAATGTACCGTGAATTCTTCCCGACGGTCCTGTTCAGCATCGTGGCCGCAGCCGGGCTGGCAGCCATGATGTCCAGCGTGAGTAGCCAGTGTCACGGAATCGCTGCCGTCGTCGCGCGTGACATAACGAGACAGTTCAAGCCGGACTGGAAGGACAGCAAACACCTACTCACCGCGCGCATCACGATGGTGGTGGCGCTTATCGCGGCGTTCCTGCTCAGCCTAGCGGATATTCCGTTCCTGCTTACGAGCGGTGCTGCCGCCGCTGCGTTGGCTGCATCCCTGGTGCTTCCACAGATCACCGCCGCGCTTTACAGCTGGGAGTGGACGACCAAAGAGGGGGCAATCGCCGGTAGTTTGCTCGGCGGTTCGACTGCACTCGCCTTCCTCGTCGTTCCGGGCCTTTCGCTTCCGTACAATATGTACGGTCCATTCGCTGGCTTGGTTACCAACATCTTGCTCTTCACGGTGGTTAGTCTGGCCACTTCATCCACCTCTGGCCGCTCCGATGACTTCGAACAAACCACCCACGAGTCGATGGCACAGCTGGAAGACGAGTATCGTGAGGGAGAGTCGATCGTTGCAGACGATTGA